TGTTGCAATTTGACTACGATTATATTCTGTTGACATGGGAGATAAAACAATTAATCTTCCGTCATATTGCTTCAATTATTCCTGAAGAAGTTGAAATTGACGGAGCACAAAAGCTGAACTTCAGTACAGTTTGAGAAAGAAATGTTCAGTAAACAAACTGAAAGTTGTTCAGATAATGAAAATGACAACATTAATTAAAAGTGAGGAAGATTCTGGCTTTTTAACAGATTTCACCAATCATGTGCCACAATCCAAAAAGAGAACAGGCTCTGTAGCCGTACCCATGAGGCCATGAGTCCCTCTACATCAAATTGGGTGTCTACTGAAACGAAAGGAAACAAGGTTCGTCGTTGCCCCACTACATAAATCGTTATTTGATTGTAGTAGTATTGTCTTTAATCAAGGTTTGCTTAATTGTCAGCTCATAGTCACAAATCATGAGATGATGAAATCTATCTATACTTCCAGCTGAGTAATAACAAGGTTCCCCAATAGTGGAAATACTTCAGATGCTAATATTTGGATCATAGCTAACATATTATTTTGCAAGTCTGTTATTTTTACGAGATTAACTGGGTCTCCAAGATTTGTATTTACAAGTAAAGAGAAAATAGTGAGCCCAAAGAGAACCATGAAGAGCCACACACGTGCTGACTGAATGATGTTTTAACAATGTAGTCAAATTTTGTATTTTACCTTACTGTTGCTGCAGTTGTTGGTTCTGCAGTATTTAGAATCCTAAATCTACTAACATGGGATTAATTACTCCAATCGCCCATTCTGAATTGTTGGTATCTGAACTTAgtgctccctccgattcataataAGTGTCGTCGTTTTAGTTCGTTATTAGTCAATTTTGAACTAAGAtcacgacacttattatggataggGGGAGTAGTACTAATATATTTGTTTCACGGCATGTTTTTGCAAGGTGTTGGAACTATTGGCTGATATCTGTTGGCGATGTTCATTCGAGTAAATAGCTTAATGATTTATACACatcaatatttgtgaaaaacgaaAAAGGACTAAGTTGTCTTAGTTCATTAGTCAACACGTGTGCAATATTACTAGTATGGGTACACATGACAGTTGGAAAATGGTAATTGTACATGTACCACAATGGCATATATTTTATAAACAGCAGAAGCAGTAAAGTAAATTATCCTATCAGGTAACGGGGGTACAATACTATATGCATGGGTTCAATGCCCAAGCTTCCCTGAAGCCAATCTCATATTTGTCTTATTGCTGAGGGGGGACTGTATCCCAATGAAGTATTTGCAGTCACAACAGTGAACCCTTATTGCTGAGGGGGAAATGTATCCACTGAAGTACTTACAGTCACAACAGTGGAACTGGAGGGCTCATTCCATGTTGCCTCTTCTGCAGGCTTGCTCTGATGTTGCCCTTCAGAGATGTTGTGGGTTGAACCTCTAAAAATTTTGGTCAGCCAACCCATATTGTCCCAAATGGCAATGAAGGAACACCGTAATATCTGCAACCAACCGATCATGTTAGGGCATAAAAAAAGGAGACAAGATCGATGCTGAACGATGACATTAACAGTAATAAAAGCTAATTAACTTTGTAGATCAATAGTCCTGTAAATCGTTAAATTAAAATGCCGACACCAAGCGAACCCAGAATAATCTATCTAGCTCGAAAAATAGTTAACATGACAGATAGTGGTCAGATAAGGAGACCCACAGAGCAAATACAGCATATGAAATGGACTTGTAAGGCTGAGGTTTCTATCTATCACTAGCAGCATCACGGAAGAAGTTAAGTTCAGAAAGGAATTAGAAAGGGCACAATATATTATATGACACCTCAAATAACAGCATTCAAGGATATGCAATACATATAACGAAATTCAATGCCTGCCAATCTTAAGAAAATGTTTCACCGGGACACGCGGATCCAGTTGGACACACGTACAATAAAACCATCAAATAAATTCAGTGCATGCTCTCAGCAAAGAACAGAGACCCAAGAtttattaaatacaatatgcATACGTTTTATTCAACTTAGTGGTTTGAGTAACATCCCACCGAAGGAAACATCAAAGAAGTACCACCAATATATATTTGTCATTTACAGCAGCACACCGTCCTGGTTGAAATGCATTCTAACTGAACTAGAATACATACCAATGAAGAATTGAAGATACAGTTGGCTCTATTAATAATCAGAATCAAAACACGTGCATGGAAACATTAGAAATAATCGGGGCTGCTACTCACGTTTCTTACAAGTTCCAATCTCGAGTCAGTATTATGCCTCCCAAATAAGTCAAATTACTAACTGCGGAAAATTGAGTTTGTACCATAAAAATGTTGCATTTATTTTGATCTTACCACTTCCGCGAAGTCTCCCTCAGCGTTGGAGGAGAGGGAGCGCCGGCAAGGGCAAGAAAAACAGGCAGAGCCGTCGGGGAGGTCGGGTTTCAGTGAAGAGCTTGCCGCTGTCACGGAGGCCACGAGTTGAGGACGAGCAaggggaagagcttggggacggcaCGAAGGTCGTACCGCGGCCGGACGAGGTACGGCGGGGCGGCCGCGGCGGCGATGTCACAGACCGCTCGGGCTAGGGCTTCAGGCGGCCAGCTGGGACCATTCTCTCCATGCCTATGGGAGATGGCTTCGCCGGAGATCAAGGGAAGATCAACGGCGGCGCGGAGACCGGGAGACGGCAGCAAAGCGGAGAACGGGAGACGGTGGCGGCAGCGGAAGGTTGGCTCAAGAGGGGCGTGTGGGCTGCGTTTGAGAGAGTTCACTCGAGAGGAAGTGATGGATGTGTGGGCTGTCCCTGGGCTAGCTTGGCTCATCCCACTCAGCCCGTACGGGATTAATGTAATTCCTTAAGCCTCGTTCAGTTGCTTGGGATTGAATCCCTGCCTGGAATTGATCCAGATGGGGTTTTAGTGGATCCCCATGCTCCACCCAATCCAAACCTAGATAATTTCACGTCTGGATTGAATCCATAGCATCCTGAAAAACACTTTCGTTTATGCCTTGTTGTGTGCAGCGATTAAGCAAAACTAGCCTTGTATACAAGATTTAGCACATTGTGATTGCATTAATTTAGCAGTCGAATGCGATGATGTTGTTCAGTTACTAAGTCGTGAACTAGTTACAGTCAAATGCGATGATGCAAACAAACAGATCACACAATATCATTCGATTGTTAAGTGTAGCCTTACAAAACCTAAATTACTCATAGTACTAGTACCAAGTACCATGTTGAATAAAGCTAGAAATCAGTAACACTGCAGAAACCTCAAATAAGCTTTAACCGAAAAGAACAGTTGAAGCCTAAATAAAGTAGCACTGATGGTGCACTAACAGTAATAGTTAAGTGCAAATAGGAAACAACTACTAGCATCATTATGTAACATAGAGAAGAGCACACGACATAGAAGAGAAGAACGTAGTAAAATAAATACCTTCCAGAAATGGATGAGGAACTATATCCCAGGATGTAGGGGGCTGGTCTTCTCCAACTCTCACAGGGGCAGTTATGATCTGAAAATCAAATTCAGAAAATGACATCTCAGGTTAGCAATGTCCTATGACAAAAAAAATCAGAGCTAAAAGTTGGGGTCAAAGTAATACGCTAATGTCATGTTACTAGCCTTCTCATAAACTGTAATAAAATAATGATTTGAATTTCTACGCCTAGCAGTTTCTACTATGCATTCGAATCTAACTGCACATGCATGCTACAAAACTAATGTTAACCATTTAAAACTTAAGTGCCATAGATATCTTGGCCGATTCTTACACCCAAAGAGTGGACATGAGTTCATTTTGTTCAACAGGGTGATCTACTACTATATCATGTGTATCATGTATGCCTCCAAGCAGTTCAATGCTGCCATCAATAGAGGGATCATCAATGGCAACAATTTTTTAGAAACAAATTACACTTTGAGAACCGTCACTGAAGATACATTTCAGACGTTCTGTTAATCCCAGCCAGGCTAAAGTGCGACGAGCATGCTTAGACTGTACGGTCAAATACACATTCTCACCATCATCTTCTCTATGCAGCGCACTTCACAAACAGAAAATTTcacaaaaaaacataaaaatgttccCATGTGAACTGGTACTAAAAAAACATAAAATGTTCATCACATTTATTCATGATAAATAAATATTAAAAGGAAATACCGAATAGCTTTATAAAAGTATTTGTCAGAAAGGCAGGTTGACCAAAGGGGAATGAAAGTAAACAATTGCCCTGGCCATCATCCTCTAGAATCCCTGTACTATATTATGTTGCTGTAGTTGACACTACTGGACAGTAAAAGATTTGCTCAAGGGAGAATATGTACAGACAGAGGACAATACAGCTAGTAGGGGGTACTACTGTAGTGAGCCAGCACAAGCGCGTCCCGTCAATCGTGTTCAGCTGCGCGCAGAAGGACGGAGAGAAGGCTATTTGGAGATCGGCATGGACGCCGTCCCGTCAATCGTGTTCAGCTGCGCGCACGAGAAGGCTATTTGGAGATCGACATGGGCGCCGCCGAGGAGCAGCTTTCCCAAGATTTCATCTCCGGCCACCATTCCCCAAGATTTCATCTCCGACCAAGATCCTACCGAATCCTAGCTACGAGACGGGAAGGATGAGGAGTAGGAGGGGGGCGTACCGGGGAGAACGTCGCCGACGGAGGAGAGATCCGGAGGCGGAGGGGAAGGCgcctcgtcgccgtcgccgtcttcGCGTCCGTTCGCTTGCGCTCTCTCGTGGCGTGGAAACTTTTCCAAGCAGGTTTGGTGACGATTATTTTTTCCAGACCGGTTTTTTTTTAGGACCGGCTGAGTAGAAATGAACGACAAGATGAAAGAGGAGAACTTATGATTCAAGCCATCATTCCTTTGACATAcagctgggcatgggcagcccggcccggcccgaaatCCTGGGCCGGGCCGGGTCGGGTTTGCATGTCGGGTCGGGTTCAGGCCTCATTGCGGAGCCCGAACGCCGGGCCGGGCACGGGCTTGCAGAAATGGGATCTACTCCTAGTTCGGGCCGGGCTTGTCAGGCCGGGCTGGATTTTTCTATGTTCGGGCCGGGTTCGGGCCTGATTTCTAAACCCGAAGGTCGGGCTCGGGCCTGATTTCTAAACCCGAAGAATGCCCAGGTGTACTTTGACAGTCTGCGGCTGGCCGGGCAGGGTAATGCTGATGCGCGTGAGGGCGGCGTGCCGACGGCCGACTCGCGGGCGGCGTGGCGTGAGCAGTGGCACAACTGGCCGACTCGCGGGCGTGCGGCGGCAGAGCCGGAGCCGTGGCGGCGGTCGGTCGGGGCTCGGCGCTCGGGTCGCTGGGAGCCTCGCGGATGGGGGCTAGGACTGGGTGGTGGCATCAATTTTTAGCCTTCCAAAAATTAAATAGCCCCTTAAAGGCTATTAACCGGATGTGAAATGGTAGGcatcgagtggagatgctcttagtgagGATGAACTTCTTAGTTATATAAGATCTAGTTCTTCGGGCGGAGTATCAAGCCCTACCGCTGGCAGCTGCGGTGGCTTCACTCTGAATCAGGGAAGATGCTCCTTCTTGACATACAAGAAAGCTTTGGCTTTGGCGACTTCAAAAGGAAGCCCTTCTCTTCATCCGGTCCCTGACGGCACGTGGCAGCTTTCAAAGCGTTGCACTTTTAATCTTTTTGCAGTTTCTTAGATATACTTACCAGGTCTTATAATTCAGACTATGCAGCTCTCTCCAGACACTCCAGACGTTTTGATCTGGTACCTGACGGAGTCCGGAGAATACTCCTCTAAATCTGCTTATAGGGCTCTCTTCGAAGGGACGGTGACCTCACCCTATCATATGGTGCCATCTGGAGGTGTTGGGCTCCCCTTAAGTGCAGAATTTTTGCTTGGTTGGCATCCCTGGACAGATGTTGGACCAATCATCGGAGACAGAGACATGGCCTCACCACTGACGATACATGTGCTCTATGTGATCAAGACACCGAGTCGATTGCACATCTCATGGTCCAATGCTCCTTCTCCCAGCAAATATGGTTTGACATCTGCACTAGCTTCAACCTCCCAACCTGCATGCCAAACCAAACAACTGAGCTCAGTGAGTGGTTCGCGACAGCCACTGCCAATGCTCAACCCGACACATAAAAAGGAGCCAAATCCATCATCATACTCACTATGTGGAGGCTGTGGAAAGCCAAGAATGATGTTGTCTTCAACAACGTCGCACCCAATAGGCAGTATGTCGTTCAGTCTATCGTTGAGGAGGGTAAATCCTGGTCGTTAGCTGGTGCAAGAGCGCTGCGCCGCTTGCCGTTACATGCTAGGCCTCCTGACTCCCTCGTAGTTGACTTAGCTGCTTAGGTTAACAAAGTTAGCATGTACTATAGTTCTTCTTTCTTCTTGCCTTTTGTACATCCGGTTTGCTCCCGTTCTCTTGACGGCTTCTTCTAATATATAATGACACATGCTTTGGTATGCGAGTTCGAGAAAAAAGATCTTGTAATTCATGGTGTAAATTGCATATAAGTTGAATGAAGTTTGCACCTCCGACGTCCCTCTTTGTTATTAAAAAAAATGTACTCCAGTtttcaaatcaaaaaaaaaaaaaagtactcCAGAAATAGACGGGATACGGTGGGCCAGAATCCCGGGGTTGTCCTGAAACGGCTCTAGGCCGCGCCCAGGATTCCGTCCCGCGTCAGTTCCCATTCGAGCGACTACCCGCTGGTGACGTGTTCTAAGCCTCGCACAACCATCAGATGGTACATATGCGGCTCAGATAAACCAGCACCCCCGCTGCCCGCCGTGTGTCAAGATCGTGGCCGTCGCCACTCGCGCCGCCCGCCTTCCTtcagtcctcctcctccgccccacCTCGCCGAGACCCCGTCGCCATGGCGGTGCGCGCGACGGTCTCCCGCTTCCCCGTGACGCAGGACGCGCTGGACGCGTGCGGGCTCCAGTGGGGCATCTCCGTCACGCCCTTCGCCGCCGCCGACGAGCGCGGccagccgcccgccgccgccgaccgcgGCGACCGCCTCCCGCGCTGCGAGCGCTGCTGGGCCTACTTCAACACCTACTGCGACGTCGAGCGCTGGGGCTGGGCCTGCGCGCTCTGCGGCACCCTCAACGGCTTCGACGACGACGCCGCGCGCCGCTACCAGCGCGCGGAAGACCGCCCCGAGCTCACCGCCTCCTTCGTCGACTTCGAGATCCCAGGTACGTACTGCCGCGCGCCCGCCCGCCTCCCTGCTCCTCGTGCTGGTGTCTCGCGGTTTCCAGTTGGTTTCCCATGGATGGCCTTGCTTGCTTGGTGCTACAATTCTTCTGACCCCTGGATTGGATTCGGCTTGGGCAGTGGACGAGGTGGATGGCCTGCCGGCGCGGCCTGTCTATGTGGCGGCGGTGGATCTCGCTTGTAAGtccaattatcttgcttaacgccTCGCGATCATGAAATTCTGTACTACTGGTGGAAGTTAATTTTGCCTGTGACTTGGTACTGCTACATTTCTCATGATGTTTACCCAAGTAAGCCACCTAGAAAAAGAGAAGCATATATTAAACGAGAATAGTTAAGAGCGAATGCATATAGCTCACATTCTTGTTGATTTGTTGCTTTATATGATCAAATTGCCATGATGCTCAGCAATCAAATTCAGTTGGATCATCAAACAGTCTCCCCGAGGTTATGCTATGATTACTCTACATGATTATTGCAAGGACTGATTGTTCCCCTGTTTCACCGTCCTCAGGTTCTGAAGAGTTCCTGGAACTCATCAAGAGTGCGCTTCTGGCAGCCCTAGAAGGTTAGCATGCTTAACTTGCTGAATTTTGTCTTCTCAGGTCATTTTGTGCCGTTGGGTTGTCATGTTCCCCTTTGTCCTCAATTGGGTTTCTCCGTGCAACAGCTCTGATTCCAGGCTCCCTTTTTGGGCTTATGACATTCAGCCACAAGATTGGCCTGTATGATGTACAAGGTCCAATTCCCGTTGTCAAAAATGTGTTCATCCCTCCAGACTCTGAAGAAGATGGACCACCTGTTGCCCTTGAAGATGCCATGCCCCTACTTTCGTTTTTGGCCCCTGTATGTTACATAACCATGATACAGAACCTATTTCACTGGCTTCAGGTTCTGAAGAGTTCCTGGAACTCATCAAGAGCTATAGCAAGTTTTACAGGTTGGTTTAGTCAATCTCAGGATAATGTTTGATTGTGAGCAGGTCGATACATGCAAGGACCGAATTGCCGCTGCCCTGGAGACATTACGACCTACATCTTCATGGGAGAGAGGCGCTGCTTCCGGGCAGGAAGCAGATACTGTTTTGCTTGGTGGGCGAGGTTTCGGAACAGCCATGTCTTCTCTAATTGACTACCTAAGTTCAGAGTATGGTTCTACTTTTGCTTTGGGTAAGTTAACACAGCCCTTTCTGCAATTTTTAAATTGCTTCTTGTAATGTAAACAATTATGTTTTCTTAAGATAATTGTATTTTGCAAAGAGTTTTCTACTTTCTGTTTTCATGCCTAACTACCGTTTGTTTCTTGTTAATTTAACAACAGCTAGGGTATTTGCTTTTCTGTCTGGTGCTCCTGATTATGGAGACGGTCAACTAGATACTAGGAGATATGGTGAGCAATATGCTAGCAGAGGGGAAGATGCTGACCTTGCGTTGCTCCCTGAGCAGATACCTTTCTATAAAGATCTAGTAAGCTTCTGTTGGTTTTGTAGAGAAAAATAAGTTACATTTCCTTCTGTCTACCCTGTAGTGAGCTTCGTGAAATTTTGAAACAGGCAGCTGTTGCTGTTCAAGCAGGAGTATGTGTAGACATATTTGCCGTAACTGATGAATATACCGATTTGGCTTCGTTGAAGTTTTTAAGTATCGAAAGTGGTGGCTCGTTATTTCTCTATGCAAATGCCGATGATTCAACACTTCCTCAGGACATGTGAGCTTGATCTTATGACTGCCCTCGTATTTTATTTTGGAAATTATATCTGCCTAGGTTTCTGATAAAATGCGAATGGGGTTTTCCTCAATACCTTGCATTTCTCTCTGAACAGATATCGCCTGTTGAGTCGACCCTATGCATTTGGTTGTGTTCTAAGGCTTAGAACATCTTCAGATTTTGAACCTGGCCGCTCTGTAAGCAATCAAGCCACCTGTTTTCACATTATCTGTCGGATTAAACCAGTGTATATCACTGCAAAGTTTTATAAAGCCACCTTAGGTGCCACTGACTTGTTTGGTGTGGACCCATATGTCATTGATGCAATGAGTGGTATAACGGTTACTGAAATTTGATGTGCTAGACAAGGATTTGACCCTTAACTATCCATCCTTTTGCAGTATGGTCATTTCTTTCCTGATCCGCAATATGAAAATGTGCAACATATTATCTGCTGTGATTCTTTTGCTACTTATGCCTATGACTTCAACTTTACCCATGCCGATGGCTTCTCCAGGTATTTTATTTTATGTTCACCATTAGACGTAGTGGTTGCTGTTAAATAATGAGTATCTGgaatttaaatgcatgccaatcaACTGCCGTCTACAATATCTGATATGCCTAATGATGTGGGCCCTGCTGTTCTCTGCGATATGATATGTTAAGTTTTTTGCATAAATTAGACTAATTCAGCATGTGTCCTGCTGTCATATTTGAGAGAAAATCCCACAACCAAATCCTTTTTGTTGCAATATTTTTTTTGTAATCAAGGTAGACACTGACACAGAGTAAGCGCAAAGAATCAAAATTTTGTCCAACTCGTTGTTCAAACTTCATTTCATATCAGCCATATGAAGTGGTGTGGAATTTAAAATCATTATGATATCGTACATAGATGGGTAACTCTACATGCTATAAGCGGCTAATAATTTTCCGTACAGGATCATATCGAGCTTCTAAAGAAAGCTTGCGCAATAAAAGCATAATTCATTTTCACTATTTGAAGAAACCTAGTTTTTGGTGGATCTTGTTAATCTAATATGCACGTGTGATACCCTTCACCAAAGGTCAGGTAATGTGATTTTCAATATTTT
This Lolium perenne isolate Kyuss_39 chromosome 1, Kyuss_2.0, whole genome shotgun sequence DNA region includes the following protein-coding sequences:
- the LOC127323318 gene encoding protein transport protein SEC23 D, which produces MAVRATVSRFPVTQDALDACGLQWGISVTPFAAADERGQPPAAADRGDRLPRCERCWAYFNTYCDVERWGWACALCGTLNGFDDDAARRYQRAEDRPELTASFVDFEIPVDEVDGLPARPVYVAAVDLACSEEFLELIKSALLAALEALIPGSLFGLMTFSHKIGLYDVQGPIPVVKNVFIPPDSEEDGPPVALEDAMPLLSFLAPVDTCKDRIAAALETLRPTSSWERGAASGQEADTVLLGGRGFGTAMSSLIDYLSSEYGSTFALARVFAFLSGAPDYGDGQLDTRRYGEQYASRGEDADLALLPEQIPFYKDLAAVAVQAGVCVDIFAVTDEYTDLASLKFLSIESGGSLFLYANADDSTLPQDIYRLLSRPYAFGCVLRLRTSSDFEPGRSYGHFFPDPQYENVQHIICCDSFATYAYDFNFTHADGFSRHTEPAVVQIAFQYSVVEPVEEVSGNDPQSYPSYKFFLKRRLRIRTLQYRPAKDINEMYDSVDPEAVLHILVHKVILVSLENGVREGRHSVHDWLAILITRYNDVLRSDARTPESHIDIDFSQFPQLQMLPQFVFAMLRSPLLRLHEEGIHPDYRIYLQCLFSALEPSSLAKAIYPVLTSYSSPNKQAFPRHTLSRAALTMSESPIFLLDAFTNLVVYYSSAADPSLPFPPPHDCLLRTTINALKQDRCLTPKLTFVRGGEDDSSLFENYLIEEQDVDGSGFTTGKGFISFRESIRNEVAEILKEESGS